A genomic window from Nicotiana sylvestris chromosome 11, ASM39365v2, whole genome shotgun sequence includes:
- the LOC104230097 gene encoding uncharacterized protein, with protein MLRLKRFCSAVVLNSRNYFSREEKLVSPIHLTNPCRLTSNRFLDIYQLGNKEAIEKERARLKDEMNRGYFADINELKQHGGKIATANKIIIPAVAAVKFPALEVSNSDGSSLKLPITSAGNGVEANKAEAPKASLLCLSFRASSQAMVDSWSKPFLDTFKDSNRVQLYEISFIDSWLLTLSPVKKLLLRTMRKSNPDESKDVLHRQIVYSFGDHYYFRKELKILNLLTGYTFLLDKFGRIRWQGSGLATEEELSSLLSCTSLLLDEE; from the exons ATGTTGAGGCTTAAGAGATTTTGCTCAGCTGTAGTTCTCAATTCAAGAAACTATTTTTCCCGAGAAGAGAAATTAGTTTCTCCAATTCATTTAACCAATCCATGCCGATTGACCTCCAATCGCTTCCTCGATATTTACCAG CTGGGAAACAAGGAGGCGATTGAGAAAGAGCGTGCTCGGCT TAAAGATGAGATGAACCGGGGTTACTTTGCTGATATAAACGAGTTGAAGCAACATGGTGGTAAG ATTGCAACTGCAAATAAGATAATAATTCCAGCAGTGGCGGCTGTGAAGTTTCCTGCGTTGGAGGTGAGTAACTCAGATGGTTCAAGCCTTAAGCTTCCCATCACATCCGCTGGAAATGGCGTTGAGGCAAACAAAGCAGAAGcaccaaaggcatcattgttgtGTCTTTCATTTCGTGCAAGCTCACAG GCGATGGTAGATTCTTGGAGTAAACCATTTCTGGATACATTCAAAGATTCCAATAGGGTTCAGCTATATGAG ATCTCCTTTATAGATTCATGGTTGTTGACACTCAGTCCTGTAAAGAAACTACTACTTCGGACTATGAGGAAATCTAACCCTGACGAAAGCAAGGATGTACTGCATAGACAAATTGTTTATTCATTTGGAGACCATTACTACTTCCGGAAAGAACTTAAAATATTGAACCTTCTGACTGG GTACACGTTTTTGCTTGACAAATTTGGTAGAATACGATGGCAAGGTTCTGGATTGGCAACAGAAGAAGAATTATCATCGCTTCTATCCTGTACTTCTCTACTGCTGGATGAggaataa